A window of the Halobacterium hubeiense genome harbors these coding sequences:
- a CDS encoding ABC transporter ATP-binding protein translates to MLEVDGIDVAYGDVQVVWDVSFSVTEGETVALLGANGAGKTTVLKTICGPLTPSAGDISFNGESIGHLQQDEVVPKGVTHIPEGREIFSDSTVRENLRLGAYTNRDGMRERLDRVYEIFPRLEERKGQKAGTLSGGEQQMLAIGRGLMSDPDLILLDEASLGLAPVLVEDVFDAIERINEEGTTVLLVEQDVNNALRIADRGYVLESGRMNLSGSAEELATDDRVAASYLGG, encoded by the coding sequence CTGCTCGAAGTGGACGGCATCGACGTCGCGTACGGTGACGTGCAGGTCGTCTGGGACGTCAGCTTCTCCGTGACCGAGGGCGAGACCGTCGCGCTGCTGGGCGCGAACGGCGCCGGGAAGACGACCGTGCTGAAGACCATCTGCGGCCCGCTCACGCCCAGCGCGGGCGACATCTCGTTCAACGGCGAGTCCATCGGCCACCTCCAGCAGGACGAGGTGGTGCCCAAGGGCGTCACGCACATCCCCGAGGGCCGCGAGATCTTCTCGGATAGCACCGTCCGCGAGAACCTCCGCTTGGGCGCGTACACGAACCGCGACGGGATGCGCGAGCGCCTCGACCGCGTCTACGAGATTTTCCCGCGCCTCGAAGAGCGGAAGGGACAGAAGGCGGGGACGCTGTCGGGCGGCGAGCAGCAGATGCTCGCCATCGGCCGCGGGCTGATGAGCGACCCCGACCTCATCCTGCTCGACGAGGCCAGCCTCGGGCTCGCGCCCGTGCTCGTGGAGGACGTCTTCGACGCCATCGAGCGCATCAACGAGGAGGGGACGACGGTGCTGCTCGTCGAACAGGACGTGAACAACGCGCTCCGCATCGCCGACCGCGGCTACGTCCTCGAATCCGGCCGGATGAATCTCTCGGGGAGCGCGGAGGAGCTGGCGACCGACGACCGCGTCGCGGCGTCGTACCTCGGCGGCTGA
- a CDS encoding fumarylacetoacetate hydrolase family protein encodes MRFVRFNEDRLGLLTDDDGVVDLTDRLDIDAEDPLVEYIDGDYDASEYADAEPDYDREEVELGSPVERPGKVIAAPLNYENHIEEALADRDITTEEWFSIEDKGYFLKAPSSVVGPDHGVELPFSDRRVDHEIELAFVMGDDVKDVDAEDAWDHIFGYTILLDISVRGDQDRSNRKSYDTFTVIGPAVVTADEIEDPQDLQMELELNGDRKQYENTGDMVYTCADIVEYASLGATIEAGDVITTGTPEGVSELSDGDTIDAEIEDVGRMVVDVTERDVRFEDVHVTKGGQE; translated from the coding sequence ATGCGATTCGTTCGCTTCAACGAGGACCGACTGGGCTTGCTCACCGACGACGACGGCGTCGTCGACCTCACGGACCGCCTCGACATCGACGCCGAGGACCCGCTCGTCGAGTACATCGACGGCGACTACGACGCCAGCGAGTACGCCGACGCCGAGCCGGACTACGACCGCGAGGAGGTCGAACTCGGCTCCCCCGTCGAGCGCCCCGGGAAGGTCATCGCGGCGCCGCTGAACTACGAGAACCACATCGAGGAGGCGCTGGCGGACCGCGACATCACCACCGAGGAGTGGTTCAGCATCGAGGACAAGGGCTACTTCCTGAAGGCGCCCTCGAGCGTCGTCGGCCCCGACCACGGCGTCGAACTGCCGTTCTCGGACCGCCGCGTCGACCACGAAATCGAGCTGGCGTTCGTGATGGGCGACGACGTCAAGGACGTGGACGCCGAGGACGCGTGGGACCACATCTTCGGGTACACGATTCTGCTGGACATCTCCGTGCGCGGCGACCAGGACCGCTCGAACCGGAAGTCCTACGACACGTTCACCGTCATCGGGCCGGCCGTCGTCACCGCCGACGAAATCGAGGACCCGCAGGACCTCCAGATGGAGCTGGAGCTGAACGGCGACCGCAAGCAGTACGAGAACACCGGCGACATGGTGTACACGTGCGCGGACATCGTCGAGTACGCGTCGCTGGGCGCGACCATCGAAGCCGGCGACGTCATCACCACGGGCACCCCGGAGGGCGTCAGCGAGCTCTCTGACGGCGACACCATCGACGCCGAAATCGAGGACGTCGGCCGGATGGTCGTCGACGTCACCGAGCGCGACGTGCGCTTCGAGGACGTCCACGTCACGAAGGGCGGCCAGGAGTAG